The sequence below is a genomic window from Streptomyces sp. V1I1.
GGGCCGGTGGAGGGAGGCGGTGGAGCGCTCCGCCGTGACGCTGAAGCTGATGACGTACGCACCCAGCGGCGCTCTGGTCGCGGCCCCGACGGCGGGGCTGCCGGAACAACTGGGCGGCGAGCGCAACTGGGACTACCGCTTCACCTGGATCCGCGACGCCTCGTTCTCCGTCTACGCCCTGCTGGGACTGGGGTTCAAGGAGGAGGCGACCTCCTTCATCGGCTGGCTGCGCGACCGCGTGAAAGAGAGGGCGGGCAATGCCAGTGATACGGGGCCGCTGAACATCATGTACCGGGTCGACGGCTCGTCCGACCTCGTCGAAGAGACCCTGGAGCACTGGGAGGGGTACCAGGGCTCTGCCCCGGTGCGCATCGGCAACGGCGCCGCGGACCAGCTGCAACTGGACATCTACGGCGAGGCGTTGGACAGCATCTACTTCGCCCACCAGCACGGGATCCAGCTGGACCACGGGGGCTGGACCTCGCTGCACACTCTCCTCGACTGGCTCACCGATCACTGGGACCAGGCCGAGGAGGGCCTGTGGGAGACCCGGGGCGGCCGCAAGGACTTCACCTACGGCCGGGTGATGTCCTGGGTCGCCTTCGACCGCGCGTTGCGGCTGGCTGCCGCCAGCGGCCGGCCCGCCGCCGTCGAGCGCTGGAGCCGTGAGCGGAACAAGATCTACGAGCAGGTTCTGACACAGGGCTGGGATGCCGGGCGCAATACCTTCGTCCAGCACTACGGCAGCGATGTGCTCGACTCCGCGCTGCTGCGCATGCCGACAGTGGGCTTCATCACCCCCGACGACCCAATATGGAAGTCCACGCTGGACGCGATGGACCGGGAGCTGGTCTCAGACAGCCTGGTCTACCGGTACAACCCCGAGGCCTCGCCAGACGGGCTGCGCGGCTCCGAAGGCACCTTCTCCCTGTGCACGTTCATGTACGTCGACGCGCTCGCGCGGGCCGGGCGGCCCGATCAGGCCAGACTCGTACTGGAAAAGATGCTGACGTACGCCAACCATCTGGGCCTGTACTCCGAGGAGATCGGCCTGACGGGGCGGCAACTGGGGAACTTTCCCCAGGCATTCACCCATCTGGCCTTTATCGACGCGGCCATCACCCTGGACGCGACGCTGAACCGGGCCGGCAGCAACGGGACGTAGGTGCCGCGGGGTACGACGGATCAGCCGTCCAGGGCGAGTCGGACCGGCCTCACGGGCCCGGCGGCGCGGGGCCGAGCAGCACGACGGTGTCACCGACGCGCGGCGTGACCGCGTGGGCCGGCGATGAGCCCCGTGTCGTCGATCACGATGTCGCATCCTGCCGACACGGCGATCACAGTGGCGAGCTGCGCCAGCGTGCCGAGCGTCTCGCCGAGCCGGAGGGTGCGCAGCGTCAGCCACAGCAACGCGGCTCCTACCGCGCCGCCCGCAAGACCGACGGCGATGCTGAGGAAGAGCGCGCCGAAGTGGAATCCCTTGCCGACTTCGAAGTTGCTCGCGACGAGGGAGTGGAAGACGAGGGCCCCGAGGATGCCGCCGACCGGGTCGATCAGCGACCCCTCCCAGATCAGGATGCGGCGCATCTCGTCCGTCGGGCGTACGTAGTCGAGCAGCGGACCGACGACCGTCGGCCCCGACACGACGAGAATCACGCCCAGCATCACGGCCACCGCAAGCGGAACGCCGAAGAGCGCCGGGCCGAGACCTGCGGTGGCCGCCCAGGTGAGCACCACACCGAGCAGCAGCAGCCTGGCCACGACACTGCGGACAGGGCCGGTGAGATGGCGGAAATCCAGTCCGAGACCGGCGTCGTAGAGAATCACCGCCACGGAGAGCGACACCAGGGCGGAGAAGTCCGGCCCCACCAGCCGGTCCGGATGGATGACGTCGGTCAGGGCGCCCGCGGCGAAGCCGACCGGCAGCAGCACGATCAGCGCGGGGACACGCAGACGGCTCGCCAGGATCTGGGAGCCGACCGCGAGTACCACGGTCAAGCCGATGCCGAGAAGGATCTCGTCGTCAGTCAGAGCGGGTTCTCTCCTCGGATTCGGGGGCGCCTTGGGGATTGAACCGGCTTCGGGCGGGCAGCACGCGACTCCGTCGGGCGGACACCGGTCCGGCCACCCGGTCGGCTCACGCGCCTTCACCCGTTCCGGCAGTCCCCCGAGATGCGAGACGTACCTGGTCACGGACAATTGGCCTGACCCCGCCGGACAGGAAGTGCATGCGATGAGCAAGGGCAGCCGGACCTCCGACGACGTAGCGCACCTGTCGCCCCGGGAGCGGGCGGACAGGGGCAAGGCGGCCCGCAAGCAGGTGCCGAGATCGAGCCATGCCGGCTTCTCCCCCGCCGCGGGGCGGCCGGACCCGGTGGACGTGATCGAGGAGCAGTCGGCCACGCGGGTGCCCGAACTGGTTCCCATCCGCTACGGACGCATGACGGAGTCGCCGTTCCGCTTCTACCGGGGTGCTGCCGCGATCATGGCCGGCGACCTGGCCTCCACCCCACGCTCGGGAATCACGGCCCAACTGTGCGGAGACGCCCATCTGTTGAACTTCCGGCTGCTCGCCTCCCCCGAACGGCGGCTGATGTTCGACATCAACGACTTCGACGAGACACTGCCCGGCCCCTGGGAATGGGACGTCAAGCGGCTGGCAGCGAGCCTGGTCATCGCGGGCCGGGAGAACGGCTACACCGACGAGGAGCGTGCGACGATCGTCCGGGCCGCCGTACTGTCGTACCGCGAGCGGATGCGCCTCTTCGCCGGCATGGGCAACCTCGAAGTGTGGTACGCCCGCGCCGACATGGAACAGATCCAGGCTGTGGTGGACCAGAGGCTCGACAAGAGCACCCGTGGACGTCTGTCGGCGGCCATGACGAAGGCGCGGACCCGGGACAACCTCAAGGCGTACGAGAAGCTCACCCGGATCGTCGGTGGTGAACGCCGGTTCGCCGCCGATCCGCCGTTGGTCGTACCGATCGAGGACATGATGCCCGGCACCGAGCGCGACCGGATCGAACAGCAGCTCCGCGAGCTCGTCGACCGGTACGCCCGTACCCTGGAAACCGACCGGAGGCACCTGCTCCGGCAGTTCCGGGTGGTCGACATCGCACGCAAGGTGGTCGGCGTCGGGAGCGTCGGGACCCGTTGCTGGATCCTCCTGCTGCTGGGCAAGGACGACGAGGATCCGCTGATCCTGCAGGCCAAGGAGGCCGACCGGTCGGTGCTCGCCGCGCACGTCGGCGAGAGCAGGCACGACAACCAGGGGCAGCGCGTGGTCGCGGGACAGCGCCTCATGCAGGCCGCCAGCGACATCTTTCTGGGCTGGGACCGGGTCGTGGGAATCGACGGCCGCCGACGGGACTTCTACATCCGCCAGTTGCACGACTGGAAGGGCATCGCAGTGCCCCAGATCATGGTGCCGAACGATATGCGGGTGTTCGGCGAGCTCTGCGGTGCCACCCTGGCCCGTGCTCACGCCCGCTCCGGGGACCGGATCGCCATCGCCGCGTACCTGGGCGGCGGCGACGGTTTCGACCGTGCGCTGACGGAGTTCGCGGAGAGTTACGCGGACCAGAACGAGCGCGACCACCGGTCCCTGGTCGACGCGGTACAGACCGGCCGGGTGGCCGCCGCCCCCGCATGACACCAGCCGGATGGTCAGTCGCCGTCGGCCGTGCCACCGAGGCCGGGCGCGCTCCGCTGAAGGTCGGCATCGGTGAGGGGTTCCAGCTCGCCGTGGGTGTCCAGCCAGTAGAGCAGGACGACGGCAGGTCCGATGAGCAGCACGGCGATGAGCGTGACGACGCCGAGCCAGCGCAGCGTCGTGGGAGCGCCGGCGGCTTCCGTCACAGTCAGGGACGTGGGGATGAGGTAGGGACGCTGGGCGGCCCCCCAAGCGATGACGGCCGCCGCGACCACGCCGACGGCAGTGATGCGGGACCAGGCACCGGACGCCCGGAGCAGGAGCCAGACCGTGGCGGCGGCGCACACTGCGGCCAGAACGACGAATGCGAGGCCGAGGCCGCCCGTGAGCCCGTTCCACACATAGGGGGCGTCGCCGTGAGTGACGGCGAGCGCTGCCAATCCCAGCACGGCTACGACGGCGAGGCTGCCGAGGGCCCGCAGCCGGAAGTAGCCGACGAGGTCGGGCGCGCCGAAGCGTGCCGCGTCTCTGGCCAGGAACACCGCTGCGAGGAAGGCCGTCGATGCGACGGTGAGCAGCCCGAAGAGGACGGAAGTGGGGTTGGACCAGGCCTCCGCCGAGGCTTCGGTTCCCGGCACCACCCGGCCCGAGGCGATGCCGCCGACGGCCGCGCCGAGGAAGAACGGGGTGAGCAGCGAGGCGACGGCGAACACCGCCCCGAAGATGCGCCGACGGGCCAGACGCCGGGCGGGTTTGCGCAGCGCGAACCCGGCGCCGCGCAGGACCATGCCGATGGCGGCGAGCGCCAGCGGCAGCCACATCGCGGAGAACACGGTCTGGAACAGCGTCGGGAATCCGGTCCACATGATGATGAAGACGAAGATCAGCCAGACGTTGTTGACCTCCCAGACGGGTGCCATGGCGTGGTCGATCAGCCATCTGGGGCGCTTGCCGCGTTCCGCACCGCCGGCGGTCAGGTCCCAGAACCCGGCCCCGTAGTCGGTGCCGCCGGCGCAGGCGTAGGCGGCCACCGCGAGCAGCAGTACGACGGCGATGAGGTTCGCGGTCATGAGAGCCAGTCCTCGTCCGCTCCGGACCCGGCGCCACGGGAGGCGAGTACGTCGGCGGCGGGCGGCCGGGAGCGGGGCCCGTACGGCGTGTCCGTCTCGGGTTCCTCGCCCGGTTCCCCGGCCTCCCGGCGCTCGTCGGCAAGCCTCCAGCGGGTACGCATCTTGAGCAGTACGGCGAGCAGTGAGCCGAAGATCAGCACGTACACCACGATCACCACACCAAGCATGATCCACAGGCTGGTGGACCGGGTCGACGTCACTGCTTCGGCGACCCGCATGTTCTGGTAGACGATCCAGGGCTGGCGGCCCACTTCGGTCGTGATCCAGCCGCATTCGACGGCGACGACCGAGGCGACTCCCGCACAGGCCGCGCTGCGGAAGAACCACGGGGAGGCGGGCAGCCGGCGGTGCTGCAGCCAGACCAGGCCGTACCAGAGGGCGATGAGCACCAGCAGCGAGCCGATCACGACCATGAGGTCGAAGGCCCAGTGGGCGATGGTGGCCTGAGTTGCCGTCGGCCGGTGGCTCGCCGGAACGGATGTCAGCCCCGTCACCTTGGTGCCGGGACTGAACCCGGCCAGGATGGAGTCGAGTTGGGGGATCTTGATGCCGCCGGAGATGGTTCCGTCCGGGTGAAGGCGTCCGAACAAGTACTCCGGCACATGGGTGTCGGTCTTCCAGACGATCTCCGTCGCGGCGAACTTCACCGGCTGCTTGTGGAAGACCGACCGTGCGATGGAGTCTCCCAGCATGAGCTGCACCGGGGTGAACACCGCGGCAACGGTGAAGGGAAGGGTGAAACCCAGCCGGTGGTAGCGGTCTCTGCGGCCCCGCAGCCAGCCGACCGCGTAGACGCCGGCGACGACGTATCCCGCGGTCACCAGCATTGCCACGACGAAGTGCCAGTACTGCGGTCCGAACATCGGGGTGAAGATCGCCGACCAGATGTCGACGTCGACGGGGTTGCCGTCGGAGTCGAGTGAGAAGCCTTGGGGCGTATTCATCCACGAGTTGGCTGCCAGGATGCCGAACGCCCCGAGCAGTGCGGCTGCGGGAAGCGGCAGGCCGAGCAGGAAGTGGGTCCGCGGCTTCAGTCTGCGCCAGCCGTAGAGATAGATGGCGATGAGTACCGCTTCGAGGAAGAAGGCC
It includes:
- a CDS encoding glycoside hydrolase family 15 protein, which produces MDDYPLIENHGLIGDLQTAALVTTDGTIDWFCCPRFDSPSVFGALLDREKGGHFTVAPAHKTYATKQLYFPDTAVLVTRFMTEAGAGEVVDFMPVTGRTATPRHRLVRMLRCVRGSMSFEIEIAPRFDYGRKPHKLHITDHGAVFASEGLELTVHAVREPGDERLVNSLTGEQDLHFSLTLQAGQERGLVMESSADGPPREIRLTEFQGLFDDTVRYWRSWLGQSRYSGRWREAVERSAVTLKLMTYAPSGALVAAPTAGLPEQLGGERNWDYRFTWIRDASFSVYALLGLGFKEEATSFIGWLRDRVKERAGNASDTGPLNIMYRVDGSSDLVEETLEHWEGYQGSAPVRIGNGAADQLQLDIYGEALDSIYFAHQHGIQLDHGGWTSLHTLLDWLTDHWDQAEEGLWETRGGRKDFTYGRVMSWVAFDRALRLAAASGRPAAVERWSRERNKIYEQVLTQGWDAGRNTFVQHYGSDVLDSALLRMPTVGFITPDDPIWKSTLDAMDRELVSDSLVYRYNPEASPDGLRGSEGTFSLCTFMYVDALARAGRPDQARLVLEKMLTYANHLGLYSEEIGLTGRQLGNFPQAFTHLAFIDAAITLDATLNRAGSNGT
- a CDS encoding DUF2252 domain-containing protein codes for the protein MSKGSRTSDDVAHLSPRERADRGKAARKQVPRSSHAGFSPAAGRPDPVDVIEEQSATRVPELVPIRYGRMTESPFRFYRGAAAIMAGDLASTPRSGITAQLCGDAHLLNFRLLASPERRLMFDINDFDETLPGPWEWDVKRLAASLVIAGRENGYTDEERATIVRAAVLSYRERMRLFAGMGNLEVWYARADMEQIQAVVDQRLDKSTRGRLSAAMTKARTRDNLKAYEKLTRIVGGERRFAADPPLVVPIEDMMPGTERDRIEQQLRELVDRYARTLETDRRHLLRQFRVVDIARKVVGVGSVGTRCWILLLLGKDDEDPLILQAKEADRSVLAAHVGESRHDNQGQRVVAGQRLMQAASDIFLGWDRVVGIDGRRRDFYIRQLHDWKGIAVPQIMVPNDMRVFGELCGATLARAHARSGDRIAIAAYLGGGDGFDRALTEFAESYADQNERDHRSLVDAVQTGRVAAAPA
- a CDS encoding cytochrome d ubiquinol oxidase subunit II, with the translated sequence MTANLIAVVLLLAVAAYACAGGTDYGAGFWDLTAGGAERGKRPRWLIDHAMAPVWEVNNVWLIFVFIIMWTGFPTLFQTVFSAMWLPLALAAIGMVLRGAGFALRKPARRLARRRIFGAVFAVASLLTPFFLGAAVGGIASGRVVPGTEASAEAWSNPTSVLFGLLTVASTAFLAAVFLARDAARFGAPDLVGYFRLRALGSLAVVAVLGLAALAVTHGDAPYVWNGLTGGLGLAFVVLAAVCAAATVWLLLRASGAWSRITAVGVVAAAVIAWGAAQRPYLIPTSLTVTEAAGAPTTLRWLGVVTLIAVLLIGPAVVLLYWLDTHGELEPLTDADLQRSAPGLGGTADGD
- a CDS encoding cytochrome ubiquinol oxidase subunit I → MHTTVHLLADAPAQLLPARQLMAFTLASHIILVPLGVALPLLTLVMHYRGLRRNDPVALLLARRWSAVMAVQFAVGVVTGTVLSFEFGLLWPGLMGKWGDVFGIGFGVEAWAFFLEAVLIAIYLYGWRRLKPRTHFLLGLPLPAAALLGAFGILAANSWMNTPQGFSLDSDGNPVDVDIWSAIFTPMFGPQYWHFVVAMLVTAGYVVAGVYAVGWLRGRRDRYHRLGFTLPFTVAAVFTPVQLMLGDSIARSVFHKQPVKFAATEIVWKTDTHVPEYLFGRLHPDGTISGGIKIPQLDSILAGFSPGTKVTGLTSVPASHRPTATQATIAHWAFDLMVVIGSLLVLIALWYGLVWLQHRRLPASPWFFRSAACAGVASVVAVECGWITTEVGRQPWIVYQNMRVAEAVTSTRSTSLWIMLGVVIVVYVLIFGSLLAVLLKMRTRWRLADERREAGEPGEEPETDTPYGPRSRPPAADVLASRGAGSGADEDWLS